Part of the Primulina huaijiensis isolate GDHJ02 chromosome 15, ASM1229523v2, whole genome shotgun sequence genome is shown below.
aatgtgatattTCTGAATctgattgtcctcccaatgcacgactttgattgtattgttggcatggatatcttgataGCCAATCGAGATACTGTTGATTGTgttcatggagtggttcgatttcgacctgttgatggacccaagtggaatttttatggcaaagGTTCCCAAGCAAAAATTCCTTTGGTACCCTATCTGGAAATGTTCCAACTTTTGTTTAGCGGGGATGAGGGTTTTCTTATATATGTTGTTGATATGTCTAAGATAACCTTATATATCTGATAATCTCGTTGCTAAGGCGTTTCCGGATGTATTTctcgatgagattcctgattttcctcttcatcaagaaGTCGAATTTagcattgatcttatgccgaGGACTGCGCCTAtatctaaagctccttatcgcatggcacctcttgaattgaaagaacaattacatgaTCTTCTTGATAAGagatatattcgaccgagtgtatcgccttggggagctccagttttatttgttggaaagaaagatggtactatgcgaatgtgtatcgattataggcaactaaatcgggctactgtgaaaaacaagtatccacATCCTtgtattgattatttatttgatcagcttcagggtacttctgtttactctaagattgatctttgtTCTGGTTATCTTCAAGTACGAGTTCAAGTTGagttgaagacgagattgacaaCAGCACTTGTGCTtactatcccctcaggtaccggaggatttgtagtgtgtacagatgcatcTGATAAAGGTTTGggatgtgttctgatgcaacatggcaaggtggttgcttatgcgtctcgtcaattaaAATCTCATTAAAATCGTTATCCTGAtcacgatcttgaattggctgccattgtatttgctctgAAGATTTGACGTCATTATTTGTACGAAaaaaagtttgttatttattcggaCCATAAAAGTCTGAAGTATCTCTTTTCCCaatatgatttgaatatgaTGCGACGCAAACGGATGGATTTCTTGAAGGATTTTGATTGGGAGATTCAGTATCACTCGgaatcggtgaatgttactgcggatgccttTAGTCGTAAAGTTCACGAATCTGTGTTAGCTTCTGTTAATGTTGCCAAAGTacacgaggatatatgtacttctggttggacttttcactcgaattggaattctgtcaccaTCTCttcattgcaaattgagcctaATTTGATATCTAAAATACGAAGGGCCCAACGAAACGATGCTCAGATTCAAAAGTctaaagaacttgtatctgcaggacatccttctggatttcagatttcttctgatggttctttacgacttaatggtcggctggcAGTTCCTGATAATTTTGAATTGAAATCTGCTCTTCTtcgtgaagcacattgtagtaaatatagtattcaccctggatgccgaaaaatgtatttgacattgagacgtAAATtttggtggagacgtatgaagaaggacattgctgaatttattACAAAATGTCTtgtctgccagcaagtgaaagccgagagaataAAACCGagaggattactccatagtctagAAATCCcaaaatggaattgggaacatattgctatggattttgtgactcatttacctagttcgagaatattgtgagactgcatggTGTGCCAGTCTCGATTGTATCAGCTCGTGATCtcaggtttgcttctaaattctatGATAGTTTCCAAGAAGCGATGGTTATGCATTAGGCTATGaatactgcttatcatcctcaaactgatggcaagactgagcgtacaattcaaacaTTAGAAGATAAGATATGTTACGTGCTATTGTGATGGATTTTCACATTGGATGGCAAGATGTCTTACCATTGGtagaattttttataataatagtttccaaacgagtattggtatggcaccgtttgaagccttatacgggatACGATGTAGGTCACCGTTAGTCTGAGATGAAATTGGTGAGAGACAcatgactggacctgaaatgatacaggaaatgaatgataaggttcagttgattcgacagcgaaTGAAAactgctcaggatcgtcaaacgagttatgcgaataaacgaagacgacccttagAATTCCAGAAAAgtgataaagtgtttttgaaaatatctccctttagaggTACTGCTCGATTTGGTATGCGAGGAAAattatctcctcgatatgttAGTCCATACGAGATCTTTGACCgagttggggatcttgcttATTGGTTGGCATAGTCACCGGCTTTATCTGTCATTCAcgatgtgtttcatgtgtctatgttgagaaagtatgaacctgatccatcacatgtacttcAACCCGATGAGGTTGAGCATGATCCTTCACTTTCCTATGTTGAGCAACATGTTCGCATTATGGATCAGAATGAGAAGATATTGCGTAATAAAGTGATTCCACtagttcgagtacaatggacacgacatggtatggaagagtccacgtgGGAATTGGATAGCAAAATGCGAGAAGCATATCCGTACTTGTTTGATTATATTCCACATGTTCTgttgtattcaatgtataatgatccatttattgattttagttttgatatgtactataactggtgatgtattatatatttacaGATGTTATGTACAtagagatttcgaggacgaaatcttttaagtggggGAAAATATAAGGATCTTGTATCGTATTATCTTAAATCATAttgtgattatcgataattcatgaaattgttaTGTGATGACGTGTATAATGTATATTATTGATGATGAAAGTAAGAAATGTGTTTGTGATAATGAAATAATTGAATAgtaattgatttgtgtttgaatgaTGTACTGAACCGCAATCGAAAAGTGACACATTTTACAGTTTTCAGCATATTTATCtagtattagtccaaatgaaatGCAACCAATTTCATTGANgtgagacggatcaaccctaccgatattcataataaaaaataatacttttaccatgtaaaatatattttttcatggataacccaaataagatattcgaccaaCGAAATTGATCAACGAGAccatctcaaaatattttttttgaaaatataaaatcaaaaggAGAATCTAAACATCACCAAGTGCCTACATGTTTGTAATAATCCCAAACATTaccgatatatatatatatatctatctatatataaGATTTATAATTTAACCCATCCCCCAAACTTAGCGTATCGAATCGTTTGTTTCCAGATTAAGATGTCGTCTCACGCGGACTCTTGATCTCCACTTTCTCATTACATCCCTGGACGGAATATTATCCTCTCTGGAATTTCGCCAACAAATCGAGAAACTTTTGGCGGCGGGAGGTGTTACAGCAAGTCCAAGAAAATGGTGAAGATCACGGCTTTGATGTTATTAAAATGCGACCCGGAGGGTTCGGAGCCGGTGATCCTGGCAAACGCATCGGATCTAAGCAGTTTCGGGTTCTTTCAACGGCCCAGCGTAAGGGAGTTCGTCGTTTTCGTGGGTCGGACCGTAGCGAAACGGACCCCTCCCGGACAACGCCAGTCCGTACAACATGAAGGTTCGTTTTTTGGATTGTAATGGGGTGGGAACTTGTTGTTTTCTCTCTGTTTTTGTATATTTCTTTGTTTGAGTTGATGATTTTTATAGGGAATTGATTTTTATAGGGAATTGTGCTGGGTTTTGCTTATGTGGGTTTGGCTTTGGCTTTGAATGAAGTGGGATAAAATTGCAAATTTCATATTAAGACCTCATCTTGTATTGCAATTCTCTCTCCGGTAGATGCTAGAGAGGATTTGCAGTATCAGTGTGTCGTCTTGGACTGTTGGACATCACTCGGTTTAATGGAATACGCTTCAATTCATGGTGATTTGAGCGGCATGAAATAGTAAAATACTCGTGTTTGATGAAGAAGCTTTAATCATCATTCCCTTCGCACAATCTTTTGAGCATTAGCCATGacttttgaagtttttgaaaTTACATAACTCATCTAAAAGTTTGGGAACTATGGAAAAAGACCTGCAACTTATGTTGTTCTTGGAAATAATTATTGCTTATTTAGGATGCAAAtcgttttttttctcttttctttatGAGCAGCTAACTTGTTTAGTTAGGATGAAAGAAATAAAGGTTTCCGGGTGCTTTATATTGGAGGAAGAGAAGGCAGAGCACTTCATAggtttttatcatgttttggcttCTATCCGTATGGACCATATCGAATTTTCAAGTTCATCTGTGATTTTTTGTTTAGAAGAATCTTACATTGTTAGTCTTGTGGCTGTCTGAATTGTGTTTTGTGTGGACCACGGGCTGGAAATCAGAATACATGGTTCATGCGTACAATAGGAATGGCTTGATCTCGTTGGGTTTTATGGATGATCACTATCCAGTCCGGAGTGCGTTTTCATTACTCAACCAGGTAATATTCTTTTGGAATTAATTGAGATAGTTATTCTTCTATTGACTAGTCTCAAATTAGGAAGgttatgattattttttcagGTATTGGATGAATACATAAAAAACTTCAGTGATTCATGGAAAACTGTCCAAGCCGATAGTACTCAACCATGGCCCTATCTAACGGAGGCAATCACCAAGTTTCAGGTATTGAAGTCTCTATGCCTAATGTTTTTGAAAGCAGAGGCACTATCAATGAGAATTTCCAGCAGTAGATTTTTCTCCGTACCATCTTCCTCAATGCTTTCAGAAGTTTATCATTGTGTATCGACCCAAACAAGTGCTCACAAATATGTGTCCGTTGCTCTATGTTTATTACCTTTTGTCTTAACTTGTTTAGCTTAAACTTTTCAGGACCCTTCTGAGGCCGACAAGCTGCTTAGAATTCAACGTGAATTGGATGAAACCAAAATTATTCTTGTGAGTGTTTCTCTTCCAATTTTAGCACCGGTGGCATATATTTGGATGTTTCCCAATTCAGCATTTGGTCATATACAAGCAGATGTTagtttcaaaattttgcttctttatttaaaaagttaaaagtaATTGTCCGTTTAAGACCATCGCAGTGATGTCAATTATTTAAATGATCAGTAATTGCGTGAAATcgattttttcttcttttcctcTGTTTAGGTTCCTTTCTTAAACCTTAATttgttatataatatatactttgCTTTCATCTCAGCACAAGACTATTGACAGTGTCCTAGCAAGAGGTGAGAAGCTAGATAGTTTGGTGGATAAAAGTTCCGATCTAAGCGCAGCCTCTCAGGTTCGTATATTTAactttgctttttttttttccactaGTTTTTTAAACACATTCTTAGAGTTTACGTCATAACGTTGACACCTAAGTTTTCAATCTGCACCAATAGATGAATCGAACACGCTTATCTCACACTTCGTTTAACATGGTCTTTCTTAACACAACCGAGTCTTTTTCTATCTTCTAATAATGGCTGGTTTTGGGTTTCTTGAAACAGATGTTCTACAAGCAGGCTAAAAAAACCAATCAATGTTGTACCATCTTGTAAGTTGCATTTACATTATATCGCGGGGCTGATTGCTTTGGTTCTCTTGTATCTTGGTATTTTATATTTGAGACGAGGAAAACTTAACCCGGTTAAGGTTTTGTAGTATACCTCCTGTGTACGCTTCTTTAGCatggtttaatttatttatagcaTTATTTGTGCCATATTATAAAGATTCGTAGAAGTTCAAATTTATCAGTTACATTGATGCGCACACTGTTATTTAGAATGACcaacaaaatcatccaaattctTGAATGAACCTCCCCCTCTGATTGCATCGGTGGCAGCCTTGCTCAATATAATTCCGTGGCATGAACCCTTTTCTCAATCCACCTTTCATTTGTTGTCAAGGCCAAAATCCGTGCTAAATCACGAACCAAGCACGGTTTCTGCCACTTCACATACCCTAAGTGCTACATTTAACTGATCCACAAGCAAAGTAGCATTAGCAAATTGGTCGGCCAACATTGGCACTCCAGAATCACACACGACACTGTATGATCATCACACTTGTCGACCCACGAACTTATTTCCGCAGCAGGCACTGAACTGGACCGACCTCTCTCCGTAGGCCCAAAAGTGGCCCGACTGACCATACCCTATCCTGGCCCAAATCTCTCGCAAGATGATCCAAATACACACTTTCCAATTCGCTTGAACACCACCCCATAACTAGCCAGATTTGCCAGAACCGAATCTTTAATGAATTCCTTATCTGGGTCTCCCTCAGCATAGCTCCTATAAACAGATGACAGCTGCCATCAGTGATGAACTGGGGAACTCGGGATTTTGGTAAACTCCACCATGTCGTCAATGTTTTTCTATTTCTCGCCATAAACAGCGAACTATAGACATACCAAAAGCATCAAGGGGTAGAAACAATACCTGGTTAGGTGGTTGGTCCACCCCAAGAACATGTAGCCCGTTTAAGATTCGTGATGACATCATCGAAGCCtccacacacaccaccaccaccaccaccaccacctcaatatatgatattttccGGTTTAATTGCTGATTCGTGATGACATCATCAAAGCCTCATTCATCCATCATAATCTTTTCGCATTCGAAGTTTACCCTCCAGTGGTACTCTTAACTCTAAATTTTATACTTACACatatgattaattttaaagaagaaacAAAAGGAATAAGAATTGATTACGTGATATTTaagtaaataatttattattataaattatatttaaaattcaataacatATGCACTGATAATNNNNNNNNNNNNNNNNNNNNNNNNNNNNNNNNNNNNNNNNNNNNNNNNNNNNNNNNNNNNNNNNNNNNNNNNNNNNNNNNNNNNNNNNNNNNNNNNNNNNGGCACGAGAGTTTTTCTTTGGAATTCATAGAAGAGAAAAATTGTGCAGTTGAGTGGTGATATTGTATTTCAAGTTGTTCATTTTGTACACTGATTCAATATAGTGGAAACACCTCCCGTGGATGTAGATCATTTCTTGatcgaaccacgtaaatcttgcGTGTTGCGTCTCGTTTTTGTTATCGTTGATCTTGAGTTTATAGTTCATAATTCAAAACGCATTCAGTTGTGAAATCAAGATTAGTATCTGAACTCAAGGCTCGACAAAGATATATCAACACAAACTACATTGAAAATCTTGGAAATCACTTTTTTATATTGTGATGATATTGTCATGCCCCGATCTTTAGAACATGACATCGGAGACATACTGGTTAAACTTTCGAATGATGGCAAGCCTTGCAGGTACAAAATCTCGAAATATTGACatcataaaaacaaatatatgcAAATATCAAATGAAAACATGTGctctcaaaatattttcaaggacCTTTTTGGATATTGACCCCAAACATTtggttaaaaatcatatatattctcATCTTATAATGAATGACATGTTCTGATGTTCAAGATTTTCGGATATAGACACCAAACATATAGATGTGTACGTACTATGTTTCAAcatattatattaaaagattcAAACCAtgataatttcaaattaaaaaatgcaTACTTGCTTTCAATTatctgtttttttaaaaaaattatttgaattctaatcaattttttgtttataatttgtctgatttatattataaattatttctttagTGAGGAGTAtgataatgattttattttattttttaatttggttGTGGTTTCATAGATATTTGTATCCTGTTTACATGTTGCGTGATTGTATAagagggtttttttttttttaaaaaaaaaaataatattggatttgtgatcattaaattatattttaatcacTATTTAGATAATAATgaagatattatatatttatatataatttgtgaGAGATGATACGtgaatatttgaattaaaagaAATTGGACATTAATTTGTGGTAGGCAATGTGAATATTTGAATTTGTTTATAGGAGTGTGTTCTTGAAAATCAATTGTTGTTACAAATCCacaatacaatatatattaGCTACCGTCACACCCATAATGTTTaaattaaggcaaaaacttgtgtgagacggtctcacgggtcgtatttgtgagacggatctcttatttgggtcatccatgaaaaagtattatttttaatgctaagagtattactttttattgtgaatacgggtatggttgatccgtctcacagattaagatccgtgagacggtctcacatgagactcactcttaaattaatattatgtgTTGAGTTTATGTAATGCACTTTTATTTTTGAAGTACTTTATAAATGATGCTATTCTAAATTTTCATTCAGATACTTATAATTCTAATAGATATTGAAAATTCAGAAATGTTTGAGTTTTaatagatattatctttttttttattcgagatttccatttgaatacaattttatatcattttgcaatcaaataataaaatttggatATTGCGATCAAAttgaaagggaaaaaaaaaatcaaaaatcccGAGCTAAAAGGCAAATAATAAGAGCTACAGATTTTCTGGTTACGACATTTGAGGAAGACGGtaacataaaaaaaagtaatcaaAATAATGGTTGAAAAATTGCAAATTTGACCTCTTTGATCTTTAACATAAGAaatgaatatgtatttttattggttatatatatatgtgatttGACGTTGTTGTCACTTTGACAGATCATATCATTTAGCATAAGTAATTCAagtttattaatatataacCAGTGTTTATATGTACGCGAGCGATGCCtgcatatattaatttttttattttaaataatttttatgtaaaaaatctatatattatattaaaaattaaattttaaatttgttttctgaaaataatattttattttatagtgatatttttattaataaaataaaaaaatatagataaagataaaaTGATAATCTATTAGGATATGATAGTTTTAGATAAGATACATATGTACAAAAATAgatttttaggatttttttcattaaataaaagtagaatatttttgtaatttgagaaaattatgtttttggtttttaaaaaaacaccaaaatataAACATAGTTATTTTAAGTCACTCAATTTAAACAAGATGNGGTCGGCGAAGTTGCTGTTCTTGTCCCAAAAATCGTAGGGGTTCCGGCGGGGCTGGCCAATAttatgaaagaaaatgaagCACCATTTAATTTAACATCAATAAATTTCTTATATAGAAAAGTATatgttttggattatttccTGAGGTTGACTGCTCTCAATTATTATAAAGACTAGTGAATACATGTggttaatatattaaatattcatgatattacAACATAATAAAGTCACAACATAAAGAagagattttatttttcacagtGGCTAGTTTGGAgaagaaataatattatttttcacgtaAGCAGTTTCTTTATGACggtaaatataatattatttgttaagaaaaaatatattataaaaaataagaaaggaTAAAATAGGAAAGAAAGTTAGTGTACTCATAGAGCGGTTATTATTAGGGGCTCAACtataataaaatagtaaatataaaaaattaaaaagagtaaaacaaga
Proteins encoded:
- the LOC140959547 gene encoding VAMP-like protein YKT61 → MVKITALMLLKCDPEGSEPVILANASDLSSFGFFQRPSVREFVVFVGRTVAKRTPPGQRQSVQHEEYMVHAYNRNGLISLGFMDDHYPVRSAFSLLNQVLDEYIKNFSDSWKTVQADSTQPWPYLTEAITKFQDPSEADKLLRIQRELDETKIILHKTIDSVLARGEKLDSLVDKSSDLSAASQMFYKQAKKTNQCCTIL